In the Leifsonia sp. 466MF genome, one interval contains:
- a CDS encoding DEAD/DEAH box helicase — MERALDAAILAEALGRAHNGLPSAEELQEMLAQVEIALVLRRASMEPKLIETAWYLHAVASVEEARNLYSFAQQRRAFQVSAHIFDLALSVADASVYERQSWGFAAAIGYRRGGLDPNAAAIAQRFGEDLYQVADNMSGIELLPSRIGLAFLTLNARRLFPLLSAWRRQLEFLADASDLVDLSVTSLGSLQFLILGAEDLLYYFARGNAERYERGMNLLRLAASDDVKTNSLDARWVAAHLFAFGEAALQGSLWNPSVLPDSAASIVRSAFTTGGSPVFTLWEPQRELLTSSPSPYDPQTTRMVLAVPTSGGKSLVAQILAVEQLARTGRGVCYVVPTRSLAREVRAGMSKRVRVLQREVKAEQPDYNSLWDLINAMDEPFGDVEVMTPERLAHLLRHDADGVLRTFGMFIFDEAQLLAEQGRGFILESAISLLHVLTQSTEHKIMLISAAMGNSGGIAQWVAQNQTPLVFRSDWRGPRRLHAIFSTEAEWSTTKIEKTSGTVWKYRHITELKGVIRVRLANGRVERLVTQGDTGWRLVRKARELSSPAASFSTDATSTKQYVIAAEMIEALGHAGSVLVVTSTKADAQRLARELARLNGPQDGLDGLVEFVRQELGDAHPLVACLRSGVGFHHAGLPVEVLEALETAVRDERLAYLACTSTLTDGVNLPVRTVVIYDAPYPGQPEESRFAGARLVNAIGRAGRAGIETEGWIVLIRTQSPSDDHFDELNPTADRLEVRSSLLVDSSLAALAAAETRLSADADAIFSEQDVAADFISFIWTTLSVVERRALDPASLDISNIVAETLAGNQADPAQLQLLQNSARAVQRRYITAPAAARLRWAQPGTSIGSARILDQIAESVARELSRDTIVVGSPGRAVDYLSDVIRDLYSLQEAPPWKFKPTSRSPRDIDVDPVAMLGAWIDGASLPSIASRFLKEVEDDEFRSEQVVGAVSQHFEHYLAWLLGALVELVNSRLEELGSENLICPELGSFVRFGVSNEAALRLLRAGLRSRRLANTIAMRLPETRDSDEAALRSRLALMTISDWRTYFDANSSDLIDLLEFTRRRKRNLLTELLESGVTYIALAAFEWPSSFSNLQIREAKDEPDPRPFGVYAAGKLFAYVATEDHADVASIIDSGFALTVELDLSATKQRLRVSLEP; from the coding sequence GTGGAGCGGGCTTTAGACGCAGCCATCCTCGCCGAGGCTTTGGGTCGAGCCCACAATGGCCTCCCATCAGCCGAAGAACTCCAGGAGATGCTCGCACAGGTCGAGATAGCGCTAGTGCTTCGGCGAGCCTCGATGGAGCCAAAGCTCATCGAAACGGCGTGGTATTTGCACGCCGTTGCGTCAGTAGAGGAAGCTCGCAACCTCTACTCCTTCGCTCAGCAGCGCCGTGCCTTTCAAGTAAGCGCCCACATTTTCGACCTAGCGTTGAGTGTTGCCGACGCTTCAGTGTACGAGCGCCAGAGTTGGGGCTTCGCCGCAGCGATTGGTTACCGCCGTGGCGGCTTGGACCCCAACGCAGCGGCTATCGCCCAGCGGTTCGGGGAAGATTTGTATCAAGTCGCCGACAATATGTCCGGCATAGAGCTGCTGCCAAGTCGGATAGGACTGGCCTTCCTCACCCTCAACGCCAGACGGTTGTTCCCTCTTCTGTCCGCATGGAGACGCCAGCTTGAGTTCCTCGCTGATGCATCCGACTTGGTTGATCTGAGCGTTACCTCGCTGGGCAGCCTGCAGTTCTTGATTCTCGGAGCCGAGGATCTCCTCTACTACTTCGCACGCGGTAATGCTGAACGTTACGAACGCGGCATGAACCTGTTGCGCCTCGCAGCATCGGACGACGTCAAGACCAACTCCCTGGACGCTCGGTGGGTAGCCGCGCACCTTTTCGCCTTCGGTGAGGCAGCGCTACAAGGTTCCCTCTGGAACCCCTCGGTGTTGCCTGACTCGGCTGCGTCGATTGTAAGAAGCGCTTTCACCACGGGCGGCTCGCCTGTCTTCACTCTCTGGGAGCCGCAAAGAGAGCTACTCACGTCGAGTCCCAGTCCGTACGACCCGCAGACAACGCGCATGGTCCTGGCCGTGCCTACCAGTGGTGGAAAGAGCCTGGTTGCTCAGATACTCGCTGTCGAGCAGCTAGCCAGAACCGGTAGAGGTGTCTGCTACGTCGTGCCAACACGCAGTCTCGCCCGAGAAGTTCGCGCCGGCATGTCGAAGAGGGTGCGGGTATTGCAGCGCGAAGTAAAAGCTGAACAGCCCGATTACAACTCGTTGTGGGATCTAATCAACGCTATGGACGAGCCGTTCGGAGACGTCGAAGTCATGACGCCCGAGCGGCTGGCGCACCTTCTAAGGCACGATGCAGACGGGGTCTTACGAACATTCGGGATGTTCATCTTCGACGAGGCCCAACTCCTCGCAGAGCAGGGCCGCGGCTTCATCCTGGAGTCTGCCATCTCGCTCCTGCACGTCCTGACACAATCCACCGAACACAAGATCATGCTTATCTCGGCGGCTATGGGTAACAGCGGGGGGATTGCTCAATGGGTCGCCCAAAACCAGACTCCCCTGGTCTTCCGTTCGGATTGGCGCGGTCCTCGACGACTGCACGCGATCTTCTCGACCGAGGCTGAATGGTCTACCACGAAGATAGAAAAGACCTCGGGGACCGTCTGGAAATACAGGCACATCACTGAGCTGAAGGGTGTCATTCGCGTGCGCCTGGCAAACGGACGTGTGGAACGGTTGGTAACTCAAGGCGATACTGGATGGCGGCTCGTGCGCAAAGCCCGCGAGCTATCATCTCCGGCTGCGTCGTTCAGCACAGACGCCACGTCGACGAAGCAGTACGTCATCGCGGCGGAAATGATTGAGGCGTTGGGTCATGCTGGCTCGGTCCTAGTCGTGACATCGACGAAGGCTGATGCGCAACGTTTGGCACGTGAACTCGCCCGGCTGAACGGCCCCCAGGATGGCCTCGATGGGCTTGTAGAGTTCGTTCGCCAGGAACTGGGGGACGCGCATCCGCTAGTCGCTTGTTTGCGAAGTGGTGTTGGTTTTCATCACGCTGGCCTGCCCGTGGAAGTTCTGGAGGCGCTCGAAACAGCAGTACGCGACGAGCGACTTGCATATCTAGCTTGCACCTCAACGCTTACAGACGGAGTCAACCTCCCCGTCCGAACGGTCGTGATTTACGACGCGCCATACCCTGGGCAGCCAGAGGAAAGCCGCTTCGCTGGCGCGCGACTCGTGAACGCCATCGGTAGAGCCGGTCGTGCGGGCATTGAGACCGAAGGCTGGATTGTCCTGATACGAACTCAATCCCCGTCGGATGACCATTTCGACGAGTTGAACCCTACGGCCGATCGGCTGGAGGTGCGGTCTTCTCTCCTAGTCGACTCGTCTCTGGCCGCGCTCGCGGCCGCGGAGACGAGACTTAGCGCCGACGCCGACGCCATCTTCAGTGAACAAGATGTTGCCGCAGACTTCATCAGCTTCATTTGGACGACGCTAAGCGTCGTCGAGCGGCGTGCTCTGGATCCGGCCTCTTTGGACATTTCGAATATTGTGGCGGAGACCCTAGCTGGGAATCAGGCCGACCCCGCGCAATTACAGTTGCTTCAAAATTCAGCTCGAGCGGTTCAGCGGCGCTACATCACCGCGCCGGCAGCGGCACGGCTTAGATGGGCACAACCCGGAACATCAATCGGGTCGGCTCGGATCCTCGACCAAATCGCGGAGTCCGTGGCCCGCGAACTCTCCCGAGATACGATTGTCGTTGGAAGCCCAGGGAGAGCCGTTGACTACCTCTCCGACGTCATTCGGGATCTGTATAGCTTGCAGGAAGCCCCCCCGTGGAAGTTCAAGCCGACCTCGCGCTCACCTCGCGACATCGATGTTGACCCGGTCGCAATGTTGGGCGCCTGGATCGATGGGGCGAGCTTGCCATCAATCGCCAGCAGGTTCTTGAAGGAGGTGGAAGACGACGAGTTTCGCTCTGAGCAGGTCGTCGGTGCTGTATCGCAACATTTCGAGCACTACTTAGCTTGGCTACTGGGAGCGCTCGTCGAACTGGTCAACAGCCGCCTCGAGGAATTGGGCTCGGAGAACTTGATATGCCCAGAGTTGGGCTCATTCGTCCGATTCGGGGTCTCGAACGAGGCCGCTCTCCGCCTTCTGCGCGCAGGGCTGAGGTCGCGTCGCCTTGCAAACACGATCGCGATGCGGCTACCGGAAACACGAGATTCTGACGAAGCTGCACTTCGAAGCCGTTTGGCGCTGATGACGATCAGCGACTGGAGAACTTACTTTGACGCCAACTCCTCGGATTTGATTGACCTCCTGGAGTTCACCCGGAGGAGGAAGCGCAATCTTCTGACCGAGCTCTTGGAATCTGGTGTGACGTACATCGCCCTAGCCGCGTTCGAATGGCCTTCGAGTTTCAGTAACTTGCAAATCCGCGAGGCGAAAGATGAACCGGATCCGAGGCCGTTTGGTGTGTATGCTGCGGGCAAGCTATTCGCATACGTCGCCACAGAAGACCATGCAGACGTCGCCAGCATTATCGATAGTGGCTTTGCGCTTACGGTTGAGCTGGACTTGTCTGCCACGAAGCAACGGCTGAGGGTGAGCCTAGAACCTTAG
- a CDS encoding DUF4241 domain-containing protein: protein MPEWVKEWVPVLQLLLNAGALIGGAIIWKLYVDNLKAASAVKDATIQSVEKSRDHWREIAEELEKRSPEAVEKSLAERIQIRDAEITRFRADKEFDQIALRALEVKKAELERDLFRTRGFRAMLALEDGYEGDGEPSDAVESAVDETSKRVEVVYIGEVGVDSGQLMVTDPCYIDQEWKREPFSVARDQEHSVDAIFPYSYNGACNATLNGVGHGQLGYAMGHAGAGVAFRTAWGDGGYPVYAEKHDGRIVRVYVNVG, encoded by the coding sequence ATGCCGGAGTGGGTAAAGGAGTGGGTGCCTGTCCTGCAGCTCCTACTGAACGCCGGCGCTCTGATCGGGGGTGCGATCATTTGGAAGTTGTACGTGGACAATCTCAAGGCGGCTAGCGCGGTGAAGGACGCGACGATCCAGAGTGTCGAGAAGAGCCGGGACCACTGGCGCGAGATAGCTGAAGAGCTGGAGAAGCGCAGCCCCGAAGCGGTCGAAAAGAGCCTCGCGGAGCGCATCCAGATTAGGGACGCTGAGATTACGCGGTTCAGAGCGGACAAGGAGTTCGACCAGATTGCGCTTCGGGCGTTGGAGGTGAAGAAGGCGGAGCTAGAGCGGGATTTGTTCCGGACGCGGGGATTCCGCGCGATGCTAGCGCTCGAAGACGGCTACGAAGGCGACGGTGAGCCGAGCGACGCGGTTGAGTCGGCCGTCGATGAGACCTCGAAGCGTGTCGAGGTGGTCTACATCGGCGAGGTCGGCGTCGACAGCGGCCAACTCATGGTCACTGATCCCTGCTACATCGATCAAGAGTGGAAGCGCGAGCCTTTCAGCGTCGCGCGTGATCAGGAACACTCCGTCGATGCCATATTTCCCTACTCATATAACGGGGCATGCAATGCAACCCTGAACGGCGTGGGCCACGGTCAGCTTGGGTACGCGATGGGCCACGCCGGCGCGGGCGTCGCTTTTAGGACTGCCTGGGGAGACGGGGGATACCCGGTGTATGCAGAGAAGCATGACGGGCGCATCGTGCGGGTCTATGTGAACGTCGGCTGA
- a CDS encoding chitinase, with protein sequence MARASQKKVSADAVERAQAPESASGRRLSPWRVIGAALVAIVVVSAGAVGLQWWSARAAVDAKPWFASYVDVTATPRFAFENLGGTTTKDAVLSFVVSSPSDPCAPSWGGAYSLDQARGSLDLDRRIARLQQQDGTVAVSFGGQRNDELAVHCVDPSALKNAYASVVDRYKIGTIDLDLEGGGLSDKSAAARRAEAIAALQQERRAAGKSLAVWLTLPVAPTGMTSDGTDAIAAMLKAKVDIAGVNVMTMDFGDAKDAKTSMAKTAESAVSAAQRQLGILYDRAKLHQSDPSLWAKLGATPMIGQNDIEGEVFTLADAASFNSWAVSNGLGRMSMWSANRDKTCGSNYVDVTVVSDACSGVDQGKKSFATVLAKGFDGHIALGEGAVTTAEPTSTATADDPAHSPYPVWASKNSYLKGTKVVWHHNVYQAKWWTKGDVPDNPVLNAWETPWELVGPVLPGETPIPQPTLPAGTYPTWAGTSAYDKGQRVLFDGVPYEAKWWTQGDSPEAASANPDSSPWTPLSQDEVDQIIGGSSR encoded by the coding sequence ATGGCTCGCGCATCCCAGAAGAAGGTCTCGGCGGACGCCGTCGAGCGCGCGCAGGCTCCCGAGTCCGCGAGCGGCCGCCGCCTGTCGCCGTGGCGCGTGATCGGCGCCGCTCTCGTCGCCATCGTCGTCGTGTCCGCCGGCGCGGTCGGCCTGCAGTGGTGGAGCGCCCGCGCCGCGGTCGACGCGAAGCCGTGGTTCGCCTCCTACGTGGATGTGACGGCGACGCCCCGGTTCGCGTTCGAGAACCTGGGCGGCACGACGACGAAGGATGCCGTCCTCTCGTTCGTCGTGTCGTCGCCGTCGGACCCGTGCGCGCCCAGCTGGGGCGGCGCCTACTCGCTCGACCAGGCTCGTGGCTCCCTGGATCTTGACCGCCGCATCGCGCGCCTCCAGCAGCAGGACGGCACCGTCGCGGTGTCGTTCGGCGGCCAGCGGAACGACGAGCTGGCTGTGCACTGCGTCGACCCGTCCGCGCTGAAGAACGCGTACGCGTCTGTCGTCGACCGCTACAAGATCGGAACGATCGACCTCGACCTCGAGGGCGGCGGACTCTCCGACAAGAGCGCCGCCGCTCGCCGCGCCGAGGCGATCGCCGCACTGCAGCAGGAGCGCCGTGCCGCAGGCAAGAGCCTCGCCGTGTGGCTGACCCTGCCCGTGGCGCCCACCGGGATGACCTCGGACGGCACGGATGCGATCGCCGCCATGCTGAAGGCGAAGGTCGATATCGCCGGCGTCAACGTGATGACCATGGACTTCGGCGACGCCAAGGACGCGAAGACCTCGATGGCGAAGACCGCGGAGTCCGCCGTGTCCGCTGCCCAGCGCCAGCTCGGCATCCTCTACGACCGCGCGAAGCTGCACCAGAGCGACCCCAGCCTGTGGGCGAAGCTCGGCGCCACCCCGATGATCGGCCAGAACGACATCGAGGGCGAGGTGTTCACTCTCGCGGACGCCGCCTCCTTCAACAGCTGGGCGGTGTCGAACGGCCTGGGGCGCATGTCGATGTGGTCGGCGAACCGCGACAAGACCTGCGGGTCGAACTATGTGGATGTGACCGTCGTCTCCGACGCGTGCAGCGGCGTCGACCAGGGCAAGAAGTCGTTCGCGACCGTCCTGGCGAAGGGCTTCGACGGACACATCGCGCTGGGGGAGGGCGCCGTCACGACGGCCGAGCCGACCTCCACGGCGACCGCGGACGACCCGGCCCACTCGCCGTACCCGGTGTGGGCGTCGAAGAACTCGTACCTCAAGGGGACGAAGGTCGTCTGGCACCACAATGTGTACCAGGCGAAGTGGTGGACGAAGGGCGACGTGCCCGACAACCCCGTGCTGAACGCGTGGGAGACGCCGTGGGAGCTCGTCGGCCCGGTGCTCCCGGGCGAGACGCCCATCCCGCAGCCGACCCTGCCCGCCGGGACGTACCCGACCTGGGCCGGGACCAGCGCCTACGACAAGGGTCAGCGCGTCCTCTTCGACGGGGTACCCTACGAAGCTAAGTGGTGGACGCAGGGCGACAGCCCCGAGGCCGCCAGCGCAAACCCCGACTCGTCGCCCTGGACCCCGCTCAGCCAGGACGAGGTCGACCAGATCATCGGCGGCTCCAGCCGCTGA